The following nucleotide sequence is from Paenibacillus andongensis.
CTTGGTGACAACCTCGTACGTTGCGTAGCAATGTCCTCAACAGATGGACTTGTACGTGGTGCCGTTGCTACAGACACTGGCGCAGCGATTACTGTACCCGTAGGTGCAGCAACACTGGGACGTGTATTTAACGTATTGGGTGATCCGATCGATGGTATCGAAACGGTTGACCGTACTTTAACTAGCCCGATCCACAAAGAAGCTCCAGCTTTCGACAACTTGTCGACAAAAGCAGAGATTCTTGAAACAGGAATTAAAGTTATTGACCTTATGGCTCCTTACGCAAAAGGTGGTAAAATTGGTCTCTTCGGCGGTGCCGGCGTAGGTAAAACGGTAACGATGCAAGAGCTGATTCACAACATTGCGCAAGAGCACGGCGGTATCTCCGTTTTCGCAGGCGTTGGTGAGCGTACTCGTGAAGGTAATGACCTTTACCACGAGATGAAAGACTCCGGCGTTATCGCGAAAACAGCGATGGTATTCGGTCAAATGAACGAGCCTCCAGGCGCGCGTCTTCGCGTTGCATTGTCCGGCTTGACTATGGCTGAGTACTTCCGTGATGAGGAAGGAAGAGACGTTCTTCTTTTCATCGATAACATTTTCCGTTTCACGCAAGCAGGTTCCGAGGTTTCCGCATTGCTGGGTCGTATGCCTTCAGCGGTAGGTTACCAACCAACTCTGGCAACAGAGATGGGTCAACTGCAAGAGCGTATTACGTCCACGAAAAAAGGTTCCGTTACTTCCATTCAAGCGATTTACGTTCCTGCCGATGACTATACGGATCCGGCTCCGGCAACGGCTTTCGCTCACTTGGACGCAACAACGAACTTGGAGCGTAGTATCGCGGCAGCAGGTATCTTCCCAGCGGTAGATCCACTTGCATCATCTTCCCGTGTTTTGACACCAGAAATCGTTGGTGAAGAGCACTATAAAGTAGCACAAGGCGTTAAACAAATTCTTCAACGTTACAAAGAGCTTCTGGATATCATCGCGATCTTGGGTATGGATGAGTTGTCTGATGAGGACAAATTGGTCGTTACTCGTGCGCGTCGTCTTCGTCTGTTCTTGTCTCAGCCGCTTCACGTTGCTGAGCCGTTCAACGGATTCCCAGGCTTGTATGTACCAATGAAGGATACCGTGCGAAGCTTCAAAGAAGTTCTTGAAGGCAAGCACGACAATCTTCCTGAAGTTGCATTCCATAACGTGGGTACGATCGAGGATGCTATCGAGAAAGCTAAAACGCTGTAAGTTGGTTCTTACCCCATGCAGATCATGCTGACGAAGCCTGTTTTGCTTGGCTGAACGCTAAGGCAATGCTACGAAGATAGTTTACCTACGGTATAGTTTAGGAAGGAGAATCCAAGTGAGTACATTCCTACTGGAAATTGTTACTCCCGAGCGCAAAGTGTACGCTGAACAAGTGAACATGGTTAGCGTGAAGGGTGTCGAAGGGGAGCTTGGAATTCTGCCGAATCACATTCCGTTGGTCACTCCATTGAAAATCGCGCCTATTACTGTGAAGAAACAGGGCTCTAAAGACGAAATCATCGCGGTTAACGGCGGTTTCATGGAAGTGCGCAAGGATAAGGTGGTTATACTGGCGGAAAGCGCCGAGCTACCAGAACAAATTGATATCGATCGTGCGAAAGCAGCGAAAGAACGTGCGGAGAAACGTCTTGCTGAAACGAAGCAAGATAACGTTGATTTCAAACGTGCTGAAGCCGCTCTTCAAAGAGCATTAAATCGTATCAGTGTGTCCGGGAAATAATAGATGTTTAACGAAAAGCGGGGGAACTTTGGTTCCTCCGCTTTTTTTTCGAATGGGAAGATTAATAAAAGATAATTATGGAAAATCTACTCACTAGGAATGAAAAGTGGGGTTTGGAATTAGTCATCGACGCCCAAAAGGCTTTTTGTTATAATATTGTAGGTGAATATTACCAAAACTAGTAGCACGCATAAGAAAAGCAAATACGAATGGAGGCGGTTACATTCACATGATGTATACAAATAACTATGTAATCGTAGCGATTTTTCTAGGGTTGGGTATTATTCTCCCTATTGTAGCGCTAACGGCTGGCAAATGGTTAAGACCGAGTAAACCCGTCGATGAGAAGTATACGACGTATGAGAGTGGTAATGAGCCTGTAGGTGAGGGACAAATCCGGTTTAACATTCGTTATTATTTATTTGCTTTGATGTTTGTCATCTTTGATGTGGAAACCGTGTTCCTGTATCCGTGGGCTGTTGCTTTTAATCAACTTGGACTTTTTGCTTTAGTGGAAATGTGTATTTTTGTAGCCTTGCTTGCCATTGGATTAATATACGCTTGGAAGAAGAAGGTGCTGCAATGGACTTCAGTCTAGAGTCGATATCTCCCGAAGAACGGGAAGAGTTAAACCGCAATGTCTTTATGACGACACTGGAGCAAGTGAAAGCTTGGGCTCGCAGTAATTCGCTTTGGCCGTTAACGTTTGGTCTGGCCTGTTGTGCCATCGAAATGATGGGTACTGGCGGATCTCATTATGATTTAGACCGTTTCGGAGTCATCTTCCGTACGTCTCCTAGACAATCTGATGTTATGATTGTGGCGGGGACCGTAACGAAGAAAATGGCTCCTTTGCTGCGCCGTCTTTACGAACAAATGCCTGAACCGAAATGGGTTATTGCGATGGGGTCTTGTGCTACAGCAGGTGGACCTTATGTGAAGTCGTACTCCGTTGTTAAGGGAGTTGACCAAATTGTTCCGGTTGATGTTTATATTCCAGGTTGTCCACCGAACCCGGCAGCACTCATTTATGGGATAAACAAGCTTCAAGAGAAGATTCGCTATGAAGCGAAGACTGGGAAGCAGGTGACCAATCGATGAGTGATGAGAAGAAGCCGGAGGGTAAAGTAGACCAGACACCTCCTGCTGATGATAAGAAAGTGAAAGAATCGCCGTTAGAAGAGGCGATTGCAGAAGTGGGCGAGCTTACGCCAGAGGCGCGTGCTAGTAAGACGCCGCTTAGCGCGGATGTGCAGGCTGCGGTAGATCGCGCGGCGGAGATACAAGCCGCTGACCCGGCTGCGCAGACGACGAGCGAGCCGAGCGACGCGCCAGCGGCTGAGCTTGCGGAGCGAGCTGCAAGCAGCGGCGACGCGGGCGCAGCGAAGAGCAGTGACGCGGCAGCGGAGTGCGCTGCGGCGAGAGCCGCCCGCCTCGCTGCGCGGGCGGCTGCTGAGCCGACGGGCGAGCCTGCGTCGGCTGGAGCCGAAGCCCCAGCTTCTGCGGACGCTGGGGACGAAGAGAAGGCGGCCAAAGCCCAGGCCGCCGCAGAAGCACGTACTGCGCGAGCCAGCGCGCGCGCGGCGAAGCCCGAGTCGGCGGAGCCTGAAGCGCCGAAGGAGCCTTCACCGAACCAGCCGCTACTTGATCGGCTGGTCCACATCCTGAAAGCCGACGTTGGCGAAGACGCCGTCGTCGATGCGTTCATCAACGAAAGGGACGCGCATCGTCCTTACGTTGTCATCCACAGCTCCCGCTGGCCGGAGGCCGCGGTGACGCTCAGGGATCACGAAGAACTGCGCTGTGATTACTTGCGCAATCTCTCGGGCGTGGACCAAGAGACGCACCTAGAGGTGGCGTATCATCTGCTTTCACTCACACATAAGAATGAGTATTGTGTGAAAGTGAAAACAGATCGAGAACAGCCAAGCATTCCTTCTGTGGCTCCAGTATGGGCTACCGCGAATTGGAATGAGAGGGAAGTGTATGACCTATTGGGTATTGATTTCCCAGGTCACCCTAACCTAGTAAGAATCATGATGCCTGACGATTGGGTCGGCCATCCACTGCGCAAAGATTACGAACCGCTTGACCCGGAGGTGTAGCTCGTGTTACGGACAGAAGAACTCCTGTTGAACGTTGGTCCTCAGCATCCTAGTACGCACGGGGTTTTCCGCGTGATCGTCAAGCTGGATGGGGAAGTTATTAAAGAAGCAATACCCGTGATGGGCTATCTACATAGAGGAACAGAGAAGCTAGCTGAGAACCTTAGCTATACACAAATTATTCCATACACGGACCGTATGGATTACGTATCGGCGATGACGACCAACTACGTGCTAGTGAATGCCGTAGAGAAAATGATGCAGCTTGAAGTACCAGAGCGTGCGGAGTTCCTTCGCTTAATCGTAATGGAGCTTCAACGTATCGCCTCTCACATGGTGTGGTGGGGTACCTATTTGCTGGACATTGGTGCGATGAGCCCGTTCTTATACGCTTTCCGCGATCGGGAAATTATTATCGATCTATTTAACGAATTATGCGGCGCTCGTCTAACTTACAACTACATGCGTGTAGGCGGAGTGAAATGGGACGCTCCTGATGGATGGATCGATAAAGTTAAGAAATTTATTCCTTATATGTACGGAAAACTGGAAGAGTATCACACTTTGGTAACGGGGAATGAAATCTTCTTGTCCCGTATCAAGGGTGTAGGCAAGTATGATGCAGAGACAGCCATTGCGTATGGCCTTAGCGGCGCTAACTTAAGATGTACGGGTGTTGACTGGGATATACGTAAAACGCAGCCGTACAGCCTGTACAGCCGCTTTCAGTTCGACGTGCCTGTGCGCAGCGGCGGTGACTGCTATGATCGTTACTTGCTTCGTATGGAGGAAGTTAAGCAATCGCTTCGTATCCTGGAGCAAGCCGTGGAACAGTTTCCTGAGCAAGGCGAAACGATGGGCAAGGTGCCTAGAGTCATTCGTCCTCCAGAAGGCGAAGTGTATTCGGCTATTGAGTCTCCGCGCGGGGAAATTGGCTGCTATATTATTTCCCGAGGCAAACAAGAGCCTTTCCGTCTGAAATTCCGCAGACCTTCCTTCGTGAATCTGCAAATATTGCCCAAGCTGCTGGTCGGTGAGTCGATGACCAACTTGATTACGATTCTAGGCGGCATCGATATTGTCGTTGGGGAGGTGGATGCCTAATGGTGAATTTATTGGAGGAGAGTCTAACGTGGACGAACTTCTTCGTTTTCCTGTTCTGGGGCATCGTTATGCTGATGTTGGTCCTAGGTTTCGTAACCTATGCGATCTACTTCGAGCGCAAGGTTATCGGTTGGATGCAGATGCGGATCGGACCGAACCGAACGGGGCCTTTTGGGCTTTTGCAAAGTGTTGCGGACGTCTTCAAGCTTCTAATCAAAGAAGATACGATTCCTAAAAAAGCAGAGCGTGAGCTTTTCATTCTGGCGCCTGTGATTACGTTTATCCCTTCGTTCACGATCATTGCGACGATTCCATTTTCGGATCGGATGTTTAATGCGAATTTGAATGTCGGACTGCTATTTTATGTAGCCTTAACGGGGATTTCTACGATTGGCATTATCCTCGGCGGATGGGCATCTAATAACAAATATGCGCTGCTTGGCGGGATGCGTTCCGCGGCTCAAATGATTAGTTATGAGGTACCGCTCGTCATCTCCGTTATCGGTGTCATCATGATGACAGGTAGTTTAAATCTACATACAATCGTTGATCATCAAACAGGCGGTTTCTGGCATTGGAATTTCATTCCTCAGATCCTAGGCTTTATCATTTTCGTTATAGCTGGGGTCTCGGAGCTTAATCGAACACCGTTTGACCTGCCGGAAGCCGAGTCTGAGCTTGTTGCTGGTTACCATGTGGAATACAGTGGTTTCCGCTTCGCTTTTTTCATGCTATCGGAGTATGTTTATGTGTTCGTCATTGCTTCCCTTACGAGCTTGATTTTCCTGGGTGGATGGCACTCGCCGTTCCCATTCCTTGATTTTATTCCAGGTATTATCTGGTTCCTGCTGAAATTCTCTACGGTTGTGTTCTTCCTGTTCTGGCTGCGCGCGACGCTGCCTCGGGTACGGGTGGATCAACTCATGGGATTCGGCTGGAAAGTGCTGCTTCCACTGGCACTGGTTAATATGCTGATTACGGCGATCGTAATGACCATAATGTAGGAATAGCTTCACTTCATAAGCTGAAAACATGCAGAATTGGCTTCTGTGGGGATCAAGCGGAACCTGAGTACGTTATTTCTGGCAAAATGCTTGTTTTCGTTCCCGAAAGGGAACTATGATGCGCTATTTAGACCGAAACAAGGGAAAAAGCATTCATTTCAAGTGAATAGCGGAACGACGTTCCGCAGAAGTGCTTTTTATCGGAGAAAAGGGACAAATAACGCATCGACGTTCCTCTCGCGACAAGGATTTCTGGATATTGTCCGCATCACACCGTTAAAAGCTAGTTTTTGCTCACAGGTATGCTTACGAAGCCAGTTTTGCCACGGAAAAACTAAGTTAATGCCTTCGAAACCAGTTTTGCTAAAGCAAAACTCTAAGATTACCATACGAGTCAAGTTTTCCCACGGAAAACTCTAGCCAGTGCCTTCGAAGTCAGTTTTGCTAAAGCAAAACTCAGTTAATGCTTACGATGCAAGTTTCCTACGGAAACTCTAAGGAGGGAAACGAATGAAGGGCATAATGAAAGGTTTAGGCGTAACGTTTAAAAGTATGACACAGAAAAAAATAACGTACGCATACCCTGACGTCCCGATTAAAATGCCGGACCGCTTTCGCGGTATTCAATATTTTGATCCAGAGAAATGCATTGTGTGTAATCAATGTGCACGTGTTTGTCCGACGGAGTGTATTACCCTAACAGGTAAAGCGAATCCCGACCCAGAGAAAAAGGGTAAGGTTATCGATACGTACGATATTAACTTCGAGATTTGTATTCTATGCGATCTCTGCACCGAGGTGTGTCCGACAGAAGCAATCGTTATGACGAACAATTTTGAGCTGAGTAGCTACAGTCGTGACGATCTGTTCAAAAATATGCAGTGGTTAAGCGAGAACACGCAAAATATCCGTCAAGAAAACAACTCAGCCTTGCCAAAAGGGGGGGCCAAGAAAGATGTTTAACGGAATTGGTGATTTCTTATCCAACGGTTCAAGCTGGGCTTTCTTCGTCTTCGCTCTACTTGCCATTGGCGGAGCCATCTTCATGATTTCTTTTACCAAAGTCGTTCATATGGTCGTTGCCGTTGCCCTTACATTTATTAGTTTGGCTGGGCTGTATGTCATTCTTGAGGCTGAGTTTGTAGCTTTCGTGCAAGTGTTGATCTACGCAGGTGCCATCTCGATTCTGATGATTTTCGGCATTATGATGACGAGGCACAGACAAGGGGAAGAAGAGGAGCCTAAGCGTCCTTGGCATGAAGGCCTAGCGATTATTGGTGCTTTGGGATTGTTCGGGGTGTTATTTTATGCCATCCAAAAAACGACTTTCGTCGCTTCGGGTACCCT
It contains:
- the atpD gene encoding F0F1 ATP synthase subunit beta; translation: MSKGRVVNITGPVVDIEFERGQLPEILNAIKIEKTEGGQTSSMTVEAAVHLGDNLVRCVAMSSTDGLVRGAVATDTGAAITVPVGAATLGRVFNVLGDPIDGIETVDRTLTSPIHKEAPAFDNLSTKAEILETGIKVIDLMAPYAKGGKIGLFGGAGVGKTVTMQELIHNIAQEHGGISVFAGVGERTREGNDLYHEMKDSGVIAKTAMVFGQMNEPPGARLRVALSGLTMAEYFRDEEGRDVLLFIDNIFRFTQAGSEVSALLGRMPSAVGYQPTLATEMGQLQERITSTKKGSVTSIQAIYVPADDYTDPAPATAFAHLDATTNLERSIAAAGIFPAVDPLASSSRVLTPEIVGEEHYKVAQGVKQILQRYKELLDIIAILGMDELSDEDKLVVTRARRLRLFLSQPLHVAEPFNGFPGLYVPMKDTVRSFKEVLEGKHDNLPEVAFHNVGTIEDAIEKAKTL
- a CDS encoding F0F1 ATP synthase subunit epsilon — encoded protein: MSTFLLEIVTPERKVYAEQVNMVSVKGVEGELGILPNHIPLVTPLKIAPITVKKQGSKDEIIAVNGGFMEVRKDKVVILAESAELPEQIDIDRAKAAKERAEKRLAETKQDNVDFKRAEAALQRALNRISVSGK
- a CDS encoding NADH-quinone oxidoreductase subunit A → MYTNNYVIVAIFLGLGIILPIVALTAGKWLRPSKPVDEKYTTYESGNEPVGEGQIRFNIRYYLFALMFVIFDVETVFLYPWAVAFNQLGLFALVEMCIFVALLAIGLIYAWKKKVLQWTSV
- a CDS encoding NuoB/complex I 20 kDa subunit family protein; the encoded protein is MDFSLESISPEEREELNRNVFMTTLEQVKAWARSNSLWPLTFGLACCAIEMMGTGGSHYDLDRFGVIFRTSPRQSDVMIVAGTVTKKMAPLLRRLYEQMPEPKWVIAMGSCATAGGPYVKSYSVVKGVDQIVPVDVYIPGCPPNPAALIYGINKLQEKIRYEAKTGKQVTNR
- a CDS encoding NADH-quinone oxidoreductase subunit C codes for the protein MHSSRWPEAAVTLRDHEELRCDYLRNLSGVDQETHLEVAYHLLSLTHKNEYCVKVKTDREQPSIPSVAPVWATANWNEREVYDLLGIDFPGHPNLVRIMMPDDWVGHPLRKDYEPLDPEV
- a CDS encoding NADH-quinone oxidoreductase subunit D; its protein translation is MLRTEELLLNVGPQHPSTHGVFRVIVKLDGEVIKEAIPVMGYLHRGTEKLAENLSYTQIIPYTDRMDYVSAMTTNYVLVNAVEKMMQLEVPERAEFLRLIVMELQRIASHMVWWGTYLLDIGAMSPFLYAFRDREIIIDLFNELCGARLTYNYMRVGGVKWDAPDGWIDKVKKFIPYMYGKLEEYHTLVTGNEIFLSRIKGVGKYDAETAIAYGLSGANLRCTGVDWDIRKTQPYSLYSRFQFDVPVRSGGDCYDRYLLRMEEVKQSLRILEQAVEQFPEQGETMGKVPRVIRPPEGEVYSAIESPRGEIGCYIISRGKQEPFRLKFRRPSFVNLQILPKLLVGESMTNLITILGGIDIVVGEVDA
- the nuoH gene encoding NADH-quinone oxidoreductase subunit NuoH gives rise to the protein MVNLLEESLTWTNFFVFLFWGIVMLMLVLGFVTYAIYFERKVIGWMQMRIGPNRTGPFGLLQSVADVFKLLIKEDTIPKKAERELFILAPVITFIPSFTIIATIPFSDRMFNANLNVGLLFYVALTGISTIGIILGGWASNNKYALLGGMRSAAQMISYEVPLVISVIGVIMMTGSLNLHTIVDHQTGGFWHWNFIPQILGFIIFVIAGVSELNRTPFDLPEAESELVAGYHVEYSGFRFAFFMLSEYVYVFVIASLTSLIFLGGWHSPFPFLDFIPGIIWFLLKFSTVVFFLFWLRATLPRVRVDQLMGFGWKVLLPLALVNMLITAIVMTIM
- the nuoI gene encoding NADH-quinone oxidoreductase subunit NuoI, yielding MKGIMKGLGVTFKSMTQKKITYAYPDVPIKMPDRFRGIQYFDPEKCIVCNQCARVCPTECITLTGKANPDPEKKGKVIDTYDINFEICILCDLCTEVCPTEAIVMTNNFELSSYSRDDLFKNMQWLSENTQNIRQENNSALPKGGAKKDV
- a CDS encoding NADH-quinone oxidoreductase subunit J, producing the protein MFNGIGDFLSNGSSWAFFVFALLAIGGAIFMISFTKVVHMVVAVALTFISLAGLYVILEAEFVAFVQVLIYAGAISILMIFGIMMTRHRQGEEEEPKRPWHEGLAIIGALGLFGVLFYAIQKTTFVASGTLDAGKDNTLEIGKLLYNEHVIPFEIMSVLLTVAFIGAIVVAKREED